The Populus alba chromosome 4, ASM523922v2, whole genome shotgun sequence genome contains a region encoding:
- the LOC118047366 gene encoding uncharacterized protein, with protein MKAVVITTPGGPEVLQLQEVEDPQINEDEVLIKVEATALNRADTIQRQGRYPPPKGASPYPGLECSGTIEAVGKNVSRWKIGDQVCALLSGGGYAEKVAVPAGQVLPVPQGVSLKDAASLPEVACTVWSTVFMMSRLSAGETFLVHGGSSGIGTFAIQIAKHQGVKVFVTAGSEEKLAVCKDLGADVCINYKTEDFVARVKEETGGKGVDVILDSVGAPYFQKNVDSLNIDGRLFLLGFMGGAVTQVNLGSLFAKRITVQAAGLRTRTLENKAEIVSEVERNVWPAIVAGKVKPVVFKYLPLSEAAESHRLMETSQHIGKILLVA; from the exons atgaaagcagTAGTGATAACTACACCAGGTGGCCCAGAAGTGCTGCAATTACAAGAAGTTGAAGACCCACAAATCAACGAAGATGAAGTCTTGATCAAAGTAGAAGCCACAGCCTTGAACAGGGCAGATACTATCCAAAGACAAGGCAGGTATCCACCTCCTAAAGGAGCTAGCCCATATCCTGGTCTTGAATGTTCAGGCACCATTGAAGCTGTCGGAAAAAATGTCTCTCGCTGGAAAATTGGTGATCAG GTCTGTGCTCTTCTTAGTGGAGGAGGGTATGCAGAGAAAGTGGCTGTTCCAGCAGGACAAGTACTTCCTGTTCCACAAGGTGTTTCGCTTAAGGATGCTGCTTCTTTGCCTGAAGTTGCATGCACTGTTTGGTCTACTGTTTTCATGATGAGTCGGCTGTCTGCAGGGGAAACGTTCCTG GTTCACGGGGGCTCGAGTGGAATTGGTACATTTGCAATTCAGATAGCTAAACATCAAGGGGTTAAGGTGTTCGTGACGGCAG GGAGTGAGGAAAAACTAGCTGTTTGTAAGGATCTTGGAGCTGATGTATGCATCAATTACAAGACTGAGGACTTTGTGGCACGAGTGAAGGAAGAAACGGGTGGGAAAG GTGTTGACGTTATTCTGGATAGTGTTGGAGCACCCTATTTTCAGAAAAACGTAGACAGCTTAAATATTGATGGGAGGCTTTTTCTCCTTGGCTTCATGGGTGGAGCTGTGACACAAGTAAATCTGGGTTCTTTGTTTGCAAAACGCATCACAGTGCAAG CTGCTGGCTTGCGAACTAGAACTCTGGAAAACAAAGCAGAAATTGTTAGTGAGGTGGAAAGGAATGTTTGGCCTGCAATTGTTGCAGGCAAGGTGAAGCCTGTGGTGTTCAAGTATCTTCCATTATCTGAGGCAGCAGAGAGTCACCGGCTCATGGAAACTAGCCAGCATATTGGTAAGATACTGCTTGTCGCATGA